In one window of Helianthus annuus cultivar XRQ/B chromosome 17, HanXRQr2.0-SUNRISE, whole genome shotgun sequence DNA:
- the LOC118489334 gene encoding heat shock 22 kDa protein, mitochondrial-like translates to MLTRFRPASRFFCNNSFGDYDGLAPNDLHIKKSPDGLDLFLYMSEVSEDDVKVSVESNTVFVKAEGVEKLNDTRAMKKFDCEIRLPDNKYRISDIKAEMKMDLGELKLSVPKLKEEKGVFNVKVNVIE, encoded by the exons ATGCTTACCAGATTCCGTCCGGCTTCACGTTTCTTTTGCAACAATTCTTTCGGTGATTATGATGGTCTTGCTCCAAACG ACCTCCATATCAAGAAAAGTCCCGATGGTCTCGATTTATTCTTATACATGTCTGAAGTGAGTGAAGATGATGTGAAGGTATCCGTTGAATCGAACACTGTTTTTGTGAAAGCAGAAGGGGTTGAGAAACTGAATGATACCCGCGCCATGAAAAAGTTTGATTGCGAGATTCGGTTACCGGATAATAAGTACAGGATCAGTGATATCAAGGCAGAGATGAAGATGGATTTAGGAGAGTTAAAGCTAAGTGTTCCCAAGTTAAAAGAAGAAAAAGGGGTGTTCAATGTTAAGGTCAATGTCATAGAGTAG
- the LOC110917484 gene encoding F-box protein At1g61340, producing MAFGENCGLVKRTSSFGRKRILILNEMDIDSVDVVSPKKKRVVGSCFGSERSFMESLPQDVLIKVLCGVEHDDLKRLFHVSKPIREAVIIAKKMHFAYSTPKKVPAFRCSLDQTLDVDEVEAPNAPRQSRVARSRLSQKTLAHLSVALFS from the exons ATGGCGTTCGGGGAGAATTGTGGGTTAGTTAAACGTACGAGTTCGTTCGGTAGAAAGAggattttgattttgaatgaaatGGATATCGATTCGGTAGATGTTGTTTCGCCTAAGAAGAAACGGGTAGTTGGGAGTTGTTTTGGTTCTGAAAGGTCGTTCATGGAATCTCTACCTCAGGATGTTCTT ATTAAGGTTTTATGTGGTGTGGAACATGATGATCTGAAGAGACTTTTTCATGTATCGAAACCGATTAGAGAAGCT GTCATAATTGCAAAGAAAATGCATTTTGCATATAGTACACCAAAAAAGGTCCCGGCTTTTCGGTGTTCATTAGACCAAACACTCGACGTTGATGAAGTGGAAGCTCCAAATGCTCCAAGACAATCGAGAGTAGCTCGTTCTCGATTGAGCCAGAAAACACTGGCCCACCTCTCGGTGGCCTTGTTTTCGTAG